A window of the Candidatus Aminicenantes bacterium genome harbors these coding sequences:
- a CDS encoding Spy/CpxP family protein refolding chaperone, whose product MKKFAVIVTLIALVSFGLGVFAQEKPAAPAKPAAPAMRAPLERVKEALNLTPEQETKLKEFQKARQAEAQAFGEQMKKMRDEMQTLRKDGKADPAKVNGLIDQMFKLQADRAKAGFKHEQERNTIFTPEQLEKMKNGRQAFGRMGMMMGGRMGMGMPMGRGMGMGMLPGQGQGMGRGMGMRPGQMMRGRMGMRPGQMMRGGMGIGMRIGQMIRNRIGMRMGMGMRRGQMMRGRMGMRGDAPEAKTPPPADKKR is encoded by the coding sequence ATGAAGAAATTCGCCGTTATAGTCACTTTGATCGCCCTCGTTTCCTTCGGCCTGGGCGTATTCGCCCAGGAGAAGCCCGCCGCCCCGGCCAAGCCGGCGGCTCCGGCTATGAGGGCTCCGCTCGAACGGGTCAAGGAAGCCTTAAACCTGACTCCCGAGCAGGAAACCAAGCTCAAGGAATTCCAGAAGGCCCGCCAGGCCGAAGCCCAGGCCTTCGGTGAGCAGATGAAGAAGATGCGAGACGAGATGCAGACCCTGCGCAAGGACGGCAAAGCCGATCCTGCCAAGGTCAACGGGCTGATCGACCAGATGTTCAAGCTTCAGGCTGACCGGGCCAAGGCCGGCTTCAAGCACGAGCAGGAGCGGAATACGATCTTCACTCCCGAACAGCTCGAAAAGATGAAGAACGGCCGCCAGGCCTTCGGCCGGATGGGCATGATGATGGGCGGCCGGATGGGTATGGGCATGCCGATGGGCCGGGGTATGGGCATGGGCATGCTTCCCGGCCAGGGCCAAGGCATGGGTCGGGGCATGGGTATGCGTCCCGGCCAGATGATGCGAGGCCGCATGGGCATGCGTCCCGGTCAGATGATGAGAGGCGGGATGGGCATCGGCATGCGGATCGGCCAGATGATCAGAAACCGGATCGGCATGCGGATGGGTATGGGCATGCGTCGCGGTCAGATGATGAGAGGCCGCATGGGCATGCGCGGCGACGCCCCGGAAGCGAAAACGCCTCCTCCCGCCGACAAAAAGCGCTGA
- a CDS encoding MFS transporter, translated as MSEIPTAIGGPFHPTKPLYRFSLLIFVAMLSFGSYFAYDIVGAIAPTLVEKLGASRGTVGAFFTAYSVAAIMAVLLGGMLIDKLGTRKASLLFSVLVLIGAGIVWQARSVPMLFVGRFVFGAGSEPLIVAQSAILSRWFRNKELALSFGIALTVSRLGSLFAFNTGELFAKMYGTYRAALLVAFAACGLSLLANLVYIVMDRRGAPVLGLKDEGGGDKIVLRDIKAFKPSFWYVTFLCLTFYAAIFPFTNLSTDFFADKWGIARVATTGGGFLNQVFNNFIHLFGTAGGISSIIIFASMILAPFAGRLIDRIGRRATFMIFGSLILIPCHLMMGLTRIYPVYPMIALGFAFVLVPAALWPSIPLIVKKERVGTAFGLMTAIQNVGMALFPLLSGMLRDKTHSYTAGQFMFAGLGIVGLIFALLLKRADRREGGGLERAQAKAA; from the coding sequence ATGAGCGAAATCCCGACCGCTATCGGCGGCCCCTTCCATCCGACCAAGCCCCTCTACCGTTTCAGCCTGCTCATCTTCGTGGCCATGCTCTCCTTCGGGAGCTACTTCGCCTACGACATCGTGGGCGCCATTGCTCCCACGCTGGTCGAAAAGCTGGGTGCCTCGCGGGGCACGGTCGGGGCCTTTTTTACCGCCTACAGCGTGGCCGCCATCATGGCCGTCCTGCTCGGCGGCATGCTGATCGACAAGCTCGGGACGCGCAAGGCCAGCCTGCTGTTCTCGGTCCTGGTGCTCATCGGGGCCGGCATCGTCTGGCAGGCCCGCAGCGTGCCGATGCTGTTCGTCGGCCGCTTCGTCTTCGGCGCGGGGTCGGAGCCGCTTATCGTGGCCCAAAGCGCCATCCTGTCGCGCTGGTTCCGGAACAAGGAGTTGGCCCTGTCCTTCGGCATCGCCCTGACCGTGAGCCGGCTGGGGTCGCTCTTCGCCTTCAACACCGGCGAGCTTTTCGCCAAAATGTACGGGACGTATCGGGCGGCCCTGTTGGTCGCCTTCGCGGCTTGCGGCCTGTCGCTGCTGGCCAACCTGGTCTACATTGTCATGGACCGCCGCGGCGCCCCCGTCCTGGGCTTGAAGGACGAGGGAGGCGGCGACAAGATCGTTCTGCGCGACATCAAGGCCTTCAAGCCCTCATTCTGGTACGTGACGTTTCTGTGCCTGACCTTCTACGCCGCCATCTTCCCGTTCACCAACCTGTCGACCGACTTCTTCGCCGACAAGTGGGGTATCGCCCGGGTGGCGACGACCGGCGGCGGGTTCCTCAATCAGGTCTTCAACAACTTTATCCACCTGTTCGGCACCGCCGGCGGCATCTCCTCGATCATCATCTTCGCTTCGATGATCCTGGCCCCCTTCGCCGGCCGGCTTATCGACCGGATCGGGCGGCGCGCGACTTTCATGATCTTCGGCTCGCTCATCCTCATCCCCTGCCATCTAATGATGGGGCTGACCCGAATCTACCCGGTCTACCCGATGATCGCGCTGGGCTTCGCCTTCGTCCTCGTTCCAGCCGCTCTCTGGCCGTCCATCCCGCTCATCGTCAAGAAGGAGCGGGTCGGGACCGCCTTTGGGCTGATGACCGCCATTCAGAACGTTGGTATGGCCCTCTTCCCCCTGCTCAGCGGGATGCTGCGGGACAAGACCCATTCCTACACGGCTGGCCAGTTCATGTTCGCCGGACTGGGGATTGTGGGGTTGATCTTTGCCCTGCTTCTGAAACGGGCCGATCGCCGGGAAGGCGGCGGGCTGGAGCGGGCCCAGGCCAAGGCGGCATGA
- a CDS encoding sugar ABC transporter ATP-binding protein, whose translation MTRPPASAPVLSMQGVRKRFGATVALDGVSFDLGPGQVHALLGENGAGKSTLMKILSGALRPDEGTMALAGRPYAPEGPLEGRRGGVSMIYQELNLAPHLTVEENICLGREPNRSGFLVRAEARRRIRETLAFLHHPEIGLDEPVRRLSVGARQIVEITRALLDKARILVMDEPTSSLTLEDTERLFQIIRKLKGEGVSIIYISHFLEEVQAVADVYTVLRDGRNAGTGPIAGTSLETIIHLMVGKPVDELFPRVAHSPGEVLLSLRGLKGVRMTEPLTLELRRGEILGLAGLIGSGRTETLRTIFGLDGVERGAALVGGRPGASNPGARIKQGMGLLSEDRQGEGLALTRSLTDNITLSRLGPYRRHGLLDEKGREAAAADLMRLLGIKAAGPRGPAGSLSGGNQQKVALARLLHQQADVLLFDEPTRGIDVMSKAQIYEWIGRLAAQGKGILFVSSYFPELLGVCDRIVVFYRGRITADRPTGEWTDERLMAAATTGKA comes from the coding sequence ATGACCCGCCCGCCCGCCTCCGCCCCCGTCCTCTCGATGCAGGGAGTCCGCAAGCGCTTCGGCGCCACCGTCGCCCTGGACGGCGTCAGCTTCGACCTCGGCCCCGGCCAGGTCCACGCCCTGCTGGGCGAGAACGGCGCCGGCAAAAGCACCCTGATGAAGATCCTCAGCGGGGCGCTTCGGCCCGATGAGGGGACGATGGCCCTGGCCGGCCGGCCCTACGCGCCCGAGGGTCCGCTGGAGGGTCGTCGCGGCGGCGTCTCGATGATCTACCAGGAGCTCAACCTGGCCCCCCATCTCACGGTCGAGGAAAATATCTGCCTCGGCCGCGAGCCGAACCGGTCCGGCTTCCTGGTCCGGGCCGAGGCCCGTCGCCGGATCCGCGAAACCCTGGCCTTTCTCCACCATCCCGAGATCGGGCTGGACGAGCCGGTCCGCCGGCTGAGTGTCGGCGCCCGCCAGATCGTCGAGATCACCAGGGCCCTCCTCGACAAGGCCCGCATCCTGGTCATGGACGAGCCGACGAGCAGCCTGACGCTCGAGGACACCGAGCGGCTGTTCCAGATCATCCGCAAGCTCAAGGGCGAGGGCGTCAGCATCATCTACATCAGCCATTTCCTGGAGGAAGTCCAGGCCGTGGCCGACGTCTACACGGTCCTGCGCGACGGGCGAAACGCCGGCACCGGGCCCATCGCCGGGACCTCGCTTGAGACCATCATCCATCTCATGGTCGGGAAGCCCGTGGACGAGCTGTTCCCGCGGGTGGCGCACAGCCCGGGCGAGGTCTTGCTGTCGCTTCGCGGGTTGAAGGGCGTCCGCATGACCGAGCCGTTGACGCTGGAGCTTCGCCGGGGCGAGATCCTCGGCTTGGCCGGCCTGATCGGGTCGGGCCGAACCGAGACCCTGCGAACGATCTTCGGGCTCGACGGCGTCGAGCGAGGAGCGGCGTTGGTCGGCGGCCGACCGGGGGCCTCGAATCCGGGCGCGCGGATCAAGCAGGGGATGGGCTTGTTGAGCGAAGACCGCCAAGGCGAAGGCTTGGCCCTGACCCGCAGCCTGACCGATAATATCACCCTGAGCCGCCTTGGCCCCTACCGCCGGCACGGCCTTCTGGATGAGAAGGGGCGCGAGGCCGCCGCGGCCGACCTGATGCGGCTGCTGGGCATCAAAGCGGCCGGCCCGCGCGGCCCCGCCGGATCGCTCTCGGGCGGAAACCAGCAGAAGGTGGCCCTAGCTCGGCTGCTCCATCAGCAGGCCGATGTCCTTCTGTTCGACGAGCCGACTCGGGGCATCGACGTCATGAGCAAAGCCCAGATCTACGAATGGATCGGCCGCCTGGCCGCCCAGGGCAAGGGCATCCTGTTCGTCAGCTCCTACTTCCCCGAGCTGCTCGGCGTCTGTGACCGGATCGTGGTCTTCTACCGCGGCCGGATCACGGCCGACCGGCCGACCGGGGAATGGACGGACGAGCGGCTGATGGCGGCCGCGACTACCGGAAAGGCGTGA
- a CDS encoding ribonucleoside triphosphate reductase: MNSKVIARIKKRDGSVVDFTQDKITNAIFMAMKTQGIDDFSQAKTVSDIVTFVIEEKFGGYTTPSVEQIQDLVEMVLMKRGYHEVAKSYILYRERHKSIREARQTGLNLERLIKDYISDQDWKIRENSNEGTMSFSGLNARVAGEVLSTYALNQIYTEPIKQAHLEGDFHIHDLSYPIVGYCAGWSLENLLRRGFGHVPNQIHSSPAKHLETATLHMVNYIGTMQGEFAGAQAFSSVDTLLAPFVRADKLDFDRVRQDIQKLIYGLNVPSRWGWQTPFSNLTFDWVVPRDLADKKVVVGGKELDAVYGEFQPEMDMINRAFLEMMVEGDHQGRVFTFPIPTYNLTPDFDWDSPNARLLFEATAKYGIPYFQNYIGTNLNPGDIRAMCCRLNLDQRELMRRPGSIWGPGDSTGSIGVVTINLNRIGYTAKSPDEYKERLRHLMGLAKDSLEAKREIVNHMLERGIMPYTKVYLGHFNNHFSTIGICGMHEASLNLLGKGIATHEGQAFAVDILNFMRGVLKEFQEETGNLYNLEATPAESTSYRLARLDKQKYPQIVTSGSDRYPYLTNSTQLNVDATRDVFEALQHQEAVQSLYTGGTIFHTFLPEAIDGETCRKLVRKIAETRIPYFSITPTFSVCESHGYLKGQHPRCPDCGAETEVYSRIVGYLRPVRTWNDGKQQEFKDRTPYTQIA, from the coding sequence ATGAATTCCAAGGTCATCGCCCGCATTAAGAAGCGCGATGGGTCTGTCGTGGACTTCACCCAGGACAAGATCACCAACGCGATCTTTATGGCGATGAAGACCCAAGGGATTGACGACTTCAGCCAGGCCAAGACCGTTTCCGATATCGTCACCTTCGTCATCGAGGAGAAGTTCGGCGGATATACCACACCCTCCGTCGAACAGATTCAGGATCTGGTCGAGATGGTGCTGATGAAGCGCGGCTACCACGAGGTGGCCAAATCCTATATCCTATACCGCGAGCGGCACAAGAGCATCCGCGAGGCCCGCCAGACCGGGCTCAACCTGGAGCGCCTGATCAAGGACTACATCAGCGACCAGGACTGGAAGATCCGGGAGAACTCCAACGAAGGCACCATGAGCTTCTCCGGGCTCAACGCCCGGGTCGCGGGCGAGGTCCTTTCCACCTACGCCCTCAACCAGATCTACACCGAGCCGATCAAGCAAGCCCATCTGGAAGGCGATTTCCACATCCACGACCTGTCCTATCCCATCGTCGGCTATTGCGCCGGCTGGTCGCTCGAGAATCTCCTGCGACGCGGCTTCGGCCACGTCCCCAATCAGATCCACTCCTCCCCGGCCAAGCACCTCGAAACCGCCACCTTGCACATGGTCAACTACATCGGCACCATGCAGGGTGAGTTTGCCGGGGCCCAGGCCTTCTCCAGCGTCGACACTCTGCTGGCGCCCTTCGTCCGCGCCGACAAGCTGGACTTCGACCGCGTCCGGCAGGACATCCAGAAGCTCATTTACGGGCTAAACGTCCCCTCCCGCTGGGGCTGGCAGACGCCCTTCTCCAACCTGACCTTCGACTGGGTCGTGCCGCGCGACCTGGCCGATAAGAAGGTCGTCGTCGGGGGCAAGGAGTTGGACGCCGTCTACGGCGAGTTCCAGCCCGAAATGGACATGATCAACCGGGCCTTCCTGGAGATGATGGTTGAGGGCGATCACCAAGGCCGCGTCTTCACCTTCCCCATCCCGACCTACAACCTGACCCCCGACTTCGACTGGGACAGCCCCAATGCCCGGCTGCTGTTCGAAGCCACGGCCAAGTACGGCATTCCCTACTTCCAGAACTATATCGGCACCAACCTGAATCCCGGCGACATCCGGGCCATGTGCTGCCGGCTGAACCTGGATCAGCGCGAGCTGATGCGCCGGCCGGGCAGCATCTGGGGCCCCGGCGACTCGACCGGCTCGATCGGCGTCGTGACCATCAATCTGAACCGGATCGGCTACACGGCCAAGTCGCCGGACGAGTACAAGGAGCGCCTGCGCCATCTGATGGGCCTGGCCAAGGATTCGCTCGAGGCCAAGCGCGAGATCGTCAACCATATGCTCGAGCGGGGCATCATGCCCTACACCAAGGTTTACCTGGGTCACTTCAACAACCATTTCTCGACCATCGGCATCTGCGGCATGCACGAGGCGTCCCTAAACCTCCTGGGCAAGGGCATCGCGACACACGAAGGCCAGGCCTTCGCCGTCGACATCCTCAACTTCATGCGCGGCGTGCTCAAGGAGTTCCAGGAGGAAACGGGAAACCTCTATAACCTGGAGGCTACCCCGGCCGAGTCCACCTCCTACCGGCTGGCCCGGCTGGACAAGCAGAAATACCCGCAGATTGTGACCTCGGGCTCGGATCGATACCCCTACCTGACCAATTCGACCCAGCTGAACGTCGACGCCACCCGGGACGTCTTCGAGGCTTTGCAGCACCAGGAGGCGGTCCAGTCGCTCTACACCGGCGGCACCATTTTCCACACCTTCCTGCCCGAAGCCATCGACGGCGAGACCTGCCGCAAGCTGGTCCGCAAGATCGCCGAGACGCGCATCCCGTACTTCAGCATCACTCCGACCTTCAGCGTTTGCGAGAGCCATGGCTACCTGAAAGGCCAGCATCCGCGCTGCCCGGATTGCGGGGCGGAGACGGAGGTCTACTCGCGCATCGTCGGCTATCTGCGCCCGGTCCGGACTTGGAACGACGGCAAGCAGCAGGAATTCAAGGACCGCACCCCTTACACCCAGATCGCCTGA
- the dut gene encoding dUTP diphosphatase: MQLRVKRIVPQAKLPSFGHPGDAGMDLYAAVDHTLAPGEVFAVSTGIKMAIPRGFVGLVWDKSGISLKGVHRLAGVVDAGYRGEVQVVLINLGATAFEIKVGMKIAQMLIQPVHEATIVEADDLDDTSRGEGGFGSTGLY; this comes from the coding sequence ATGCAGCTCAGAGTGAAACGAATAGTCCCCCAGGCTAAGCTCCCGTCCTTCGGGCATCCGGGCGATGCGGGGATGGATCTTTACGCGGCCGTCGATCACACCCTGGCCCCCGGCGAAGTCTTCGCCGTTTCGACCGGGATCAAAATGGCCATCCCGCGCGGCTTCGTCGGCCTGGTTTGGGACAAGAGCGGCATTTCGCTTAAGGGAGTCCACCGGCTGGCCGGTGTCGTCGACGCCGGCTACCGGGGCGAGGTCCAGGTCGTCCTGATCAACCTGGGTGCAACCGCGTTCGAGATCAAAGTCGGGATGAAGATCGCCCAGATGCTCATCCAGCCCGTCCATGAGGCTACGATCGTTGAGGCCGACGATCTCGACGATACCAGCCGCGGCGAGGGCGGCTTCGGCAGTACGGGGTTATATTAG
- a CDS encoding dimethylargininase: MLHAVVREVSPALGRCELSYLPRTPIDVEIAGLQHKAYVAALARQGCRIIALPADPGLPDSVFVEDAAVVLPELAVITRPGAPSRRPETEAVAAGLASYRRLAFIRPPGTLDGGDVLALGHILFVGISKRSDADGIGQLRALAGPAGFEVRSVPVQGCLHLKSAATAVGDETLLLNPDWVDAAAFAGIERIAVDPREPHAANALRVGGGLIYPLSFPRTRARLESRGLEVAVVDVSELQKAEGAVTCCSLVFEAPLKP, encoded by the coding sequence GTGCTCCACGCCGTCGTTCGCGAAGTCAGCCCGGCCCTGGGCCGCTGCGAGCTGTCATACCTGCCGCGGACCCCGATCGACGTCGAAATCGCCGGCCTCCAGCACAAGGCTTATGTCGCGGCGCTCGCACGGCAGGGCTGTCGAATCATCGCCCTGCCGGCCGATCCAGGTCTCCCCGATTCGGTCTTTGTCGAGGATGCCGCCGTCGTTCTGCCCGAGCTCGCCGTCATCACCCGGCCGGGAGCGCCATCCCGCCGCCCCGAGACCGAAGCCGTCGCCGCGGGACTGGCCTCGTACCGGCGCCTGGCGTTCATCCGCCCGCCCGGCACTCTTGACGGCGGAGACGTCCTGGCTCTGGGGCATATCCTTTTCGTGGGGATTTCCAAGCGCAGCGATGCGGACGGGATCGGCCAGCTTCGCGCCCTGGCCGGCCCGGCCGGATTCGAAGTCCGGTCCGTGCCCGTCCAAGGCTGCCTGCATCTCAAATCGGCGGCCACGGCGGTCGGCGATGAAACGCTGCTCCTCAATCCCGATTGGGTCGATGCCGCCGCCTTCGCGGGGATCGAGCGAATCGCCGTCGATCCCCGCGAGCCGCACGCCGCCAACGCCCTGCGCGTCGGCGGGGGCCTGATCTACCCGCTGTCGTTTCCCCGAACGCGGGCCCGGCTGGAAAGCCGCGGCCTCGAAGTCGCCGTCGTGGATGTCTCGGAACTGCAGAAAGCGGAAGGGGCGGTGACCTGCTGCAGCCTGGTGTTCGAAGCGCCCCTTAAGCCTTGA
- a CDS encoding HAD-IA family hydrolase, with the protein MIDAILSDLGNVLLTFDNEIFFRALAARSRLTAAEIGRIAGENVDLAVLFEKGAISEIDFFRNAKDLFATEADFGEFFALYCDVFTLNRPVLEIYRRLRPGLKTALVSSTDIMRWTFIKRRFPEILIFDAYALSFELGAMKPDPLVYREALALIGARPESAVFIDDLAENVAGAERMGIQGIVYGPEVDLEAELVRLGLKA; encoded by the coding sequence ATGATCGACGCGATTCTTTCCGACCTGGGCAACGTCCTCCTGACGTTCGACAACGAGATCTTCTTCCGCGCCCTGGCCGCGCGGTCGCGCCTGACGGCGGCCGAGATCGGCCGCATCGCCGGCGAGAACGTCGATTTGGCCGTTCTGTTCGAAAAAGGCGCCATCTCGGAGATCGATTTCTTTCGCAACGCCAAGGATCTCTTCGCGACCGAGGCGGATTTCGGCGAGTTTTTCGCCCTCTACTGCGACGTCTTCACTCTGAACCGGCCCGTGCTGGAGATCTACCGCCGGCTGCGGCCCGGGCTCAAGACGGCCCTGGTTTCGAGTACCGACATCATGCGCTGGACGTTCATCAAGCGGCGCTTCCCCGAGATCCTGATCTTCGATGCCTACGCGCTGTCCTTCGAGCTCGGGGCCATGAAGCCCGATCCCCTGGTCTACCGGGAGGCGCTCGCGCTTATCGGCGCTCGGCCAGAGTCCGCCGTCTTCATCGATGATCTGGCGGAAAACGTGGCCGGGGCGGAACGGATGGGGATCCAGGGAATCGTCTACGGCCCCGAAGTTGATCTGGAAGCCGAGCTGGTCCGCTTGGGCCTCAAGGCTTAA
- a CDS encoding GHMP kinase, translated as MAGTNKRELLRIIHARAPLRVNDIGGWTDTWFASRGKVLNLAVDPAVEAQALVFKRTGRPGSRVSIRASNYDQTIRIDPAAPRPEPHGLLQFAVAILPPDPDQALEITLHSHVPAGISTGTSAAVTIALLGILNALRPKPLAWRDLARLAHRVETEKLGQQSGIQDQIAAAHGGTSFIEMREYPDARTTAVALSSDLRAELDRRLLLVYLGAPHRSSAIHEDVIAALEGGSPQFAVLRELADFAEEARRALRVENLEAYGKAMILNHEGQRRLGAGLISPAADGVAAVCRRHGAAGWKVNGAGGAGGSMAVLAGPDDVRRLALVEAIERLGGGIRIIPVRLSPRGVQAWDAAVLR; from the coding sequence ATGGCCGGAACGAACAAGCGCGAACTGCTGAGGATCATCCACGCCCGGGCCCCGCTCCGGGTCAACGACATCGGCGGTTGGACGGATACCTGGTTCGCGAGCCGAGGCAAAGTCCTCAACTTGGCTGTCGATCCGGCGGTCGAAGCCCAGGCTCTCGTTTTTAAAAGGACCGGCCGGCCCGGATCCCGGGTTTCGATCCGGGCCTCCAACTACGACCAGACCATTCGGATCGATCCGGCGGCTCCCCGACCCGAACCCCACGGCTTGCTGCAGTTCGCCGTCGCGATCCTGCCGCCTGATCCGGACCAGGCGCTCGAAATCACGCTCCATTCCCACGTCCCGGCCGGGATTTCCACGGGAACCTCGGCGGCCGTCACCATCGCCCTGCTCGGGATTCTGAACGCCTTGCGGCCGAAGCCCCTGGCTTGGCGGGATCTGGCCCGGCTGGCCCACCGGGTGGAGACCGAGAAGCTCGGCCAGCAGAGCGGGATCCAGGACCAGATCGCGGCTGCCCATGGCGGGACGAGCTTCATCGAGATGAGGGAGTACCCGGACGCGCGAACGACGGCCGTGGCCTTATCCTCCGATCTGCGGGCCGAGCTCGACCGCCGCCTGCTCCTTGTCTATCTCGGAGCCCCCCACCGTTCTTCCGCCATCCACGAGGACGTGATCGCCGCCTTGGAGGGCGGCAGTCCTCAGTTCGCCGTCCTGCGCGAGCTGGCGGACTTCGCGGAGGAGGCCCGCCGGGCGCTCCGGGTGGAGAATCTGGAGGCCTACGGAAAGGCCATGATCCTCAACCACGAAGGGCAGAGGCGCCTTGGCGCGGGCCTGATCTCGCCGGCCGCGGACGGGGTCGCCGCCGTCTGCCGGCGGCACGGGGCGGCCGGCTGGAAAGTCAACGGGGCAGGCGGGGCCGGTGGCTCGATGGCCGTCCTGGCTGGCCCCGACGACGTCCGGCGGCTGGCGCTCGTCGAGGCCATCGAGCGCCTTGGCGGGGGAATCCGGATCATCCCCGTCCGGTTGTCTCCCCGCGGCGTCCAAGCCTGGGATGCCGCCGTCCTCAGATAA
- a CDS encoding ABC transporter permease: protein MNPPNKLKSAVNLVAPFLGLILVIALFSALPEVSSRFLRLANLKAVATQSVIVALGALGMTLVIISGGIDLSAASNIALAGVITAYAVNRGLPPLLAIVLGVLTGALVGFVNGLLITRLRLVPFIITLGMMGIARGVAKWLAHNQKIDAPLSWVNELMAKSPRPSWLLLAPGVWLMIVLALIMAVFLRRTVFGRHAFAIGSNESAARLCGVRVGAAKVAIYTIGGLFCGLAGVMEFSRLTVGDPTVAVGLELDIIAAVVIGGGSLSGGEGSILGSMIGVFIMSFLRNGCTMMGWPNYIQEIIIGVIIVAAVSLDRVRHRAAA from the coding sequence ATGAATCCCCCGAACAAGCTCAAGTCCGCGGTCAACCTGGTGGCCCCGTTCCTCGGGCTGATCCTGGTGATCGCCCTGTTCTCCGCTTTGCCGGAGGTCTCGTCGCGCTTCCTGCGGCTGGCCAACCTGAAGGCCGTAGCCACCCAGTCCGTCATCGTCGCCTTGGGTGCTTTGGGCATGACCCTGGTTATCATCAGCGGCGGCATCGATCTTTCGGCCGCCTCGAACATCGCCCTGGCCGGGGTCATCACGGCCTACGCCGTCAACCGGGGTCTGCCGCCTCTGCTCGCGATCGTCCTGGGCGTCCTGACGGGCGCCCTGGTCGGGTTCGTCAATGGCCTGCTCATCACCCGCTTGCGGCTCGTGCCGTTCATCATCACCCTGGGGATGATGGGCATCGCCCGCGGCGTCGCCAAATGGCTGGCCCACAACCAGAAGATCGACGCCCCCCTAAGCTGGGTCAACGAGCTGATGGCCAAATCGCCGCGGCCTTCGTGGCTCCTCCTGGCCCCCGGGGTTTGGCTGATGATCGTCCTGGCTCTGATCATGGCCGTCTTCCTGCGCCGGACCGTCTTCGGCCGCCATGCCTTCGCCATCGGCTCGAACGAGTCCGCGGCCCGACTCTGCGGGGTCCGGGTCGGCGCGGCCAAAGTCGCGATCTACACCATCGGCGGACTGTTCTGCGGGTTGGCCGGAGTCATGGAGTTCTCGCGCCTGACGGTCGGCGATCCCACCGTGGCCGTCGGGCTGGAGCTCGACATCATTGCCGCCGTGGTCATCGGCGGCGGCAGCCTGAGCGGGGGCGAAGGCAGCATTCTGGGCTCGATGATCGGCGTCTTCATCATGTCCTTCCTGCGCAACGGCTGCACCATGATGGGCTGGCCGAATTACATCCAGGAGATCATCATCGGGGTCATCATCGTCGCTGCGGTCAGCCTGGACCGGGTCCGGCACCGGGCCGCGGCTTGA
- a CDS encoding anaerobic ribonucleoside-triphosphate reductase activating protein, translating into MVAIKGLEKFAPKDFPGFIASTVFLAGCNFRCPYCHNPDLILQPDRLADIPMDLFLAYLDARKGWLEGVCVTGGEPLLTDDLEGFLSILKAKGLLVKLDTNGSRPDRLRAVLEAGLADRVALDVKAPPERYREVTGAKSADPEAVAQSAEVLRASGLPYLLRTTVVPGLIDASDIEAIGRWMLGAAVFQIQQFSPVNAMDEDYRKIRPYGRDEVRRMAAVAEPYFGEVRIEGI; encoded by the coding sequence GTGGTTGCGATCAAGGGCCTAGAGAAATTCGCCCCCAAGGACTTTCCCGGCTTCATCGCCTCGACTGTCTTCCTGGCCGGCTGCAATTTCCGTTGTCCGTACTGCCATAATCCAGATCTGATCCTGCAGCCGGATCGCCTGGCCGACATCCCGATGGACCTGTTCCTGGCCTACCTGGACGCCCGCAAAGGCTGGCTCGAGGGCGTCTGCGTCACCGGCGGCGAGCCTCTGCTGACGGATGATCTGGAGGGCTTCCTCAGCATCCTCAAGGCCAAGGGCCTGCTGGTCAAGCTGGACACCAACGGCTCCCGGCCGGACCGGCTGCGGGCCGTCCTGGAGGCCGGTCTGGCCGACCGGGTGGCCTTGGACGTCAAGGCCCCCCCCGAGCGCTACCGCGAGGTGACCGGCGCCAAGTCCGCCGACCCGGAGGCCGTGGCCCAAAGCGCTGAAGTCCTACGGGCCTCGGGCCTGCCGTATCTGCTTCGGACAACCGTCGTCCCGGGGCTGATCGACGCCTCCGACATCGAGGCCATCGGACGCTGGATGCTGGGCGCCGCCGTCTTCCAGATCCAGCAGTTCTCGCCTGTGAACGCCATGGACGAGGATTACCGCAAGATCCGGCCCTACGGACGGGACGAGGTGCGGCGGATGGCCGCCGTGGCCGAGCCCTACTTCGGCGAAGTCAGGATCGAGGGAATCTAG